The proteins below come from a single Cylindrospermopsis raciborskii Cr2010 genomic window:
- the rimM gene encoding ribosome maturation factor RimM (Essential for efficient processing of 16S rRNA), which translates to MKRENKNRKQEIGDQKKGETNQSFPFPNLDDWIEIGKIVAPQGLTGEMRVYPQTDFPERFEEPGTRWLLLPGEPSPQPVQLLHGRYVEGKNLYVIKLHGIGDRTAAENLREGRLFVPIGDRPELAPGEFHVIDLIGLPVFMQESGERIGDVTDILPSGHDLLEVKCDPSWNKNLGGKTVLIPFVMEIVPVVDLGNRRIEITPPPGLLSINE; encoded by the coding sequence ATGAAGCGGGAAAATAAAAACAGAAAACAAGAAATTGGAGATCAAAAAAAGGGGGAAACAAATCAGAGTTTCCCATTCCCCAACCTAGATGATTGGATCGAGATTGGTAAAATCGTTGCACCTCAAGGGTTAACTGGGGAAATGCGGGTTTATCCCCAGACTGATTTTCCAGAAAGGTTTGAAGAACCGGGGACTCGCTGGTTATTGCTCCCGGGAGAACCATCACCTCAACCGGTACAGTTATTACATGGTCGGTATGTAGAAGGCAAAAATCTATATGTAATTAAATTGCATGGTATAGGCGATCGCACTGCTGCAGAAAACCTGAGGGAGGGTAGACTATTTGTACCAATAGGCGATCGCCCGGAATTAGCTCCAGGAGAGTTTCACGTTATAGACCTGATAGGACTACCTGTATTTATGCAAGAATCTGGGGAGAGGATAGGGGATGTGACGGACATATTACCTTCTGGACACGACTTGTTGGAAGTAAAATGTGATCCATCTTGGAATAAGAACTTAGGGGGAAAGACGGTTTTAATTCCCTTTGTGATGGAAATTGTCCCTGTGGTAGATTTAGGCAATAGACGGATTGAAATTACTCCTCCCCCTGGTTTATTGTCAATCAATGAATGA
- a CDS encoding S1 RNA-binding domain-containing protein: MTSPSESSQIATSSFSMDDFAKALEKHDYQFQKGQIVRGKVFQLDHDGAYVDIGGKSSAFLPRDEASLRTVTDLSEILPLNEEMEFLIIREQDAEGQVTISRRQLEIQHIWEKVAQMQESSQSIPVRVIGVNKGGVNVEVLSLRGFIPKSHLVERENLEALKGQTLTVGFLEVNRANKKLILSQRLATRSSNLSLLQTDQLVTGKVTGIKPFGVFVDLDGVSALLHIKQVSQKFTESLEKVFQIGQEIKGIVIDIDESKGRVAISTRKLENYPGEVLENLAEVMSSADARANRANSSPE, from the coding sequence ATGACTTCTCCATCCGAATCTTCTCAAATAGCTACCTCATCTTTTTCTATGGATGATTTTGCTAAGGCTTTAGAAAAACACGATTACCAATTTCAAAAAGGACAAATTGTACGCGGTAAAGTATTTCAACTTGACCATGACGGAGCCTATGTTGATATTGGAGGTAAATCATCAGCATTCCTTCCCCGAGATGAAGCTTCCTTGAGAACAGTCACGGATTTATCGGAAATTCTTCCCCTAAATGAGGAGATGGAGTTTTTGATTATTCGTGAGCAAGATGCGGAAGGTCAAGTTACTATTTCCCGTAGACAACTGGAAATTCAGCACATTTGGGAAAAAGTTGCTCAAATGCAAGAAAGTTCCCAAAGCATCCCCGTAAGAGTTATTGGTGTGAATAAGGGTGGGGTGAATGTGGAGGTTCTTTCCCTACGCGGTTTTATTCCCAAATCCCACTTGGTGGAGCGGGAAAATCTAGAAGCTCTCAAGGGACAAACCCTTACTGTCGGTTTTTTAGAGGTGAACCGCGCTAACAAAAAGTTAATTCTTTCTCAACGATTGGCAACTCGTTCCAGTAACCTCAGTTTATTACAGACTGATCAGTTGGTCACTGGTAAGGTGACTGGGATTAAGCCATTTGGTGTGTTTGTTGATTTGGATGGGGTGAGCGCCCTACTCCATATCAAGCAAGTTAGTCAGAAATTTACTGAGTCTTTGGAAAAGGTCTTCCAAATCGGTCAGGAAATTAAGGGTATTGTTATTGATATAGATGAAAGTAAGGGGAGAGTTGCTATTTCTACCAGAAAATTGGAAAACTATCCCGGTGAGGTGTTGGAAAATTTAGCAGAAGTTATGAGTTCTGCTGATGCTCGCGCTAATAGGGCTAATAGCAGTCCCGAATAG
- a CDS encoding dienelactone hydrolase family protein: MTENYPRAINAKKVQIHGLDGSIDAYLAQPVATGIYPGIVVLQEIFGVNEHIRDVTERIARLGYVAIAPALFQRQAPGFEAGYSPDEIEVGRKYAWSQTKATELLGDIGSTINYLKTLENVQPGNFGCIGFCFGGHVAYLAATLPDIKATASFYGAGIPTRTPGGNHPTLLRTSEISGTIYLFFGMEDASIPQEQVDEIEDTLKKHHVPHRIFRYDGANHGFFCDHRASYNVKAAAEAWEQVQQLFSLLVTTND; this comes from the coding sequence ATGACGGAAAATTATCCTCGAGCTATCAATGCCAAAAAAGTTCAAATTCACGGTTTAGATGGTTCCATAGATGCTTATTTGGCACAACCTGTAGCAACTGGTATCTATCCAGGAATTGTGGTCTTGCAAGAGATATTTGGCGTAAACGAACATATTCGCGATGTCACAGAACGAATTGCCAGGTTAGGGTATGTGGCCATCGCCCCTGCTCTTTTTCAACGCCAAGCACCAGGATTTGAAGCAGGATATAGCCCAGATGAAATTGAGGTCGGTAGAAAATATGCTTGGTCACAAACTAAAGCTACAGAGCTACTGGGTGATATAGGATCCACCATCAATTATCTCAAGACCTTGGAGAATGTGCAACCAGGTAATTTTGGTTGTATAGGATTTTGCTTTGGGGGACATGTAGCCTATTTAGCAGCCACTCTCCCGGATATTAAGGCTACAGCTTCCTTTTATGGCGCTGGAATCCCTACCCGCACCCCCGGAGGTAATCACCCTACTCTACTGCGTACATCGGAAATTTCTGGCACTATTTATCTGTTTTTTGGCATGGAAGATGCTAGTATACCCCAAGAACAGGTAGATGAAATTGAGGATACTTTAAAAAAACACCACGTTCCCCATCGGATCTTTCGCTACGATGGAGCTAATCACGGATTTTTTTGCGATCACCGCGCCAGTTATAATGTTAAAGCCGCTGCTGAAGCTTGGGAACAAGTTCAACAACTGTTTAGCCTACTGGTGACAACTAATGATTGA